In the genome of Zobellia nedashkovskayae, the window CGTTAAAACCCTCTTGCTTGGTATTATATAATTTGTCTCCTATTTCTAGTTCTTTCATAGCTATAAAAGCATGTAAATTTAATGGCTTTAAATGGTTTACAAAGAATTTGAATGTCAGAAATTATTAACAAATTTTGTAGTGGTAAGTTAGAAGACTGACCTTTAAGTCTCCACACTAAAAGTTCATAATTTTACTCAAACGAAATATGTAAATAAAAAAACCACTGCCTTACGACAGTGGTTTTAAATGAATAAGTTGCTTTTATCTAATTAAAGCCAAACTTTTTTAATCCTTCATGGCTTACTTTTATAGCCTCTAAGGGCTTCATGGTAAATGTTTTATCCTGCTCTACCATATAGTACTTCATACCAGACAGTTTCTTTTGTGCTTGAATTGGCCCAAAATCAATACTACCCGTTCCTACAGGAGCAAACCACCCATCTTCATTCATATCTTTAACATGCCAAATCTTAAATCTTTTTGGATACTTTTTGAAATAAGATACCGGGTCTGCACCAGCTTTTGTCACCCAAAATAAGTCCATTTGAAAGTTAACATATTTTGGATTACAGTTTTCCAACAGATAATCTATAACCACTACTCCGTTTTCATCTTTCTTAAATTCAAAATCATGATTATGATAAAGTAATTTAAGCCCTGCTTTTTTACATTTCTCCCCTAATATATCTAAAATACCTGCAAGGTTTTCTGCGCCTCCTGTCATACCCATTACCATACCTTCTTCTTGAAAGGTAAAAAGACCCATTGGTGGAATAGGAATAACAAAATACTTAAAGCCGGCAGCCTTAACATCCGCAATCATAGCATCTGCATTTTCTAAAGTAACTGAAGCTTGGTGACTACTAATTGGCTTTAAGCCCATTTCTTTTAGCGTTTTTTTAAACTCTATTGGGGTCATTCCGTAAAACTTGCCATTATCATAACCTGCGGCTTCAATATACTTATAACCGGCATCAGCTACAGCTTGCAAAGTAGTTTTGGCATCAGAAGCCATATCATCCCTAAGGGTATATAAAGCTAGTCCTCCATAACTATCTTGGGCATTTACAAATGAGGTTGATATCATTAAAAAACAGACCAGTAGTAATTGAATTTTTTTCATTATTGTTTGAGTTTTGTGTAGTACGCTAAGATACTACATCTCCATAAAAATAAACTGACTGATAATCGTAAAATTTGGGTTGCACATAATTTTAAAATGTGTACTGGACAAAATTCTATGCTGTATAGTTTTAAAAAGGCATTCAAAAAATGTAGTTTTAAACTTTAAATCCATTCGCTATGCAATGTCCATGCAATCCTCAAAAAGATTATACTGATTGCTGTCAAAAAGCCCATAATGATATTCTAAGCGTCAAAACCGCGGAGGCCCTAATGCGATCACGTTATAGCGCTTTTGTATTGGCCAATATAAAGTATCTACAAAAGAGTCACCATAGCACTACCCGACCAAACAAACGAGAAAAACGTAAAATTGAAGCTTGGACTAAATCTGTAAACTGGTTGAAGTTAGAAATTTTAAATTCTACCAAAGAAACCGCAACAGATACTGAAGGGACAGTAGAGTTCAAGGCCTTTTATATCGAAAACGGCCAAATGGGCGTCATTCATGAAAACTCTAATTTCAGTAAAGAAAACGGTCATTGGGTTTATGCTAATGGAGAGCATTCCTCCTAAACAATTAAAACTTTACTAGACTAAACTATTCCCCACCAATAAGATTAAAGGTTCCTTTTGTTAATATTTTATTTTCTATAGTTAGTCCTTCCATTGAGGTCAGCGCGATATTTCCTTTATTGGTATTGCCCACTTGTACCGAAACCGAGTCAAAATAATACCCTTCATCCGTTTCTTCGTTTAACCTTAAGATCGAATGAATGTTTTCTATGGCAACAACTGCAGTTTCAGGTATCGCATTAGCCTCGGATACTTCCGTAATAATTTCGGCCTCTACAAACATCCCCGGCAAGAAATGGGCTTCTTTTTCATTTTTAAGATGTGCATGAATCTTTATTGTCCTATTTTCTTCAATAGAAGTACCTATTAGGTGGACTTCCGCTTTAAAAATATTGGCTGAAGATTCTGGGACTTTAAAATTGATTTCTTGCCCCTTTTTTAATTTCATAATATCCTTTTCGAATACTGATAATTCTAGATGAATATGCTCATTATCTATGATTTCCATTATGGATGTTGCAGGGGAGACATACGTACCCCTAGTCACATCAACCTTTGTTATACTTCCCGAAATAGGTGCATAAATAGTGGCTACGGAACTCATATTTCCATTCTCTACCTGTGCCGGGGAAATATTTAAAAGTGTCAACTGTTTGCGTAGACCATTGTATTGCGCCATAGTGGTTTTATAATTACTTTCTGATTGTAAAAAACTTTTTTGAGAAGTGATGTTTTCTTCCATCATCGTTTTTTGCCTCAAATATTCAGACTTAAGGAATTCTAATTTTCCATTCACCTCCATATAGTCCTGCTGCAATGTAATAAAGTCAGGGTTTTCAATTGTAACCAGCGCTTGGCCCCTGCGTACCTTATCTCCTATCAACAAAGGAACCGTCTTTATGTATCCGCCCATGGTAGCATTTACCTCCGCCCTATTTTCTGGCGGCACATCAATCATTCCACTAGTTTTTACAGTTATGGGAAAAGACATAGATACAATGCTGCCCATGGCCATTTTACTGCGTTCAAATTGTACTTTGGACACAAATATTCTACTATCTGCTGTTTCTTCTTTTTGTGTTTCTACTTTACCATTTTCTGATTGCTTATCGCCACAACTAAAAAAGGTTACAAGTAAGCTTAAGGTTAGTATATTATATATGGTGCGTTGCATAATGCGTATATTAAAGGGTTAGGTAATTTATAGCGATTACTATTTGGTTGTACTGCTCTAACTTGTCTAGATAATCTAGTTTAACCTCATAGGCGCTTTCTAAGCTTTGTATATATTGATAAAAATCTACTTCGCCATTTTTGAAGCTGCCGTTGGCCGTTTTTAAAATTTCGTCCGATAAGGCGGTTCCTTCTTGCTCATAATAATCGAGTGAATTCATCAATTGATCCATTTGCGCTTTGAGTGATACGTACTTGGCATTCAGTTGAATTTCGTACTCATTATATTCTTTGGCGGCTATTTCTTTTGCAAAACCAGCAGCTTTGATTTTAGAAGCCTGTCCACCAAATAATATAGGAATCCTTAGTCCTAATTGATACCCATATAAATCACTATTTAGCCCGGAATTGGTTCCTTGAAAATAATTAAGGCTGATATCTGGCAACAAACGCTGTTTTTCAAAACCATGTTGAAACTTTAATACCGATATCCTATTTTGGTAATAGTCCAATTCTGGATTTTCATGAGAATTTACAGCATTAAAACTCACCTTTAAGACAGGCTCATTCGCTATTTGTAGTGTGTCTTTTGACTGTACTACTTTCAATAAATCAACATAAGCCAATGCTACATTCTGTTGTGCTTCAAGGTATTTTAAACTAATTTGTTTTTGTTTTGAGGTAGCGGTAATTTTTTCCAAATAATTGGTTTCACCCAATTCAAAACGCCTTGCCGCCATATTAGAAAAACTGAAATACAAACTATCTAATGTTTCTAAAACCCGTTGTTTTTCTCTGGCTATTTGATAGGCGAAATAGGCGCTTGTAACTTTTCTTTTTAACCCTTTTTCCCTTATTTCATAGGAACTTCCCGCTAAAGCTAGATTAGCTTTATTGAGTTTCTTCTCTGAAAAATAAACTGTTGGAAACCTAAAGTCTTGCTGTATGCCATACACTCGTAATGGTTCATTGTTTGATGCCAAATTATTCTCATCAAACTCATAATACACATGGGTCTTATCAAAACTAAAAGCACTGTTGACCAGTGCACTAGATTGGTCCACTTCTAACCTATTGGCATTAAGACCTGCATTATTTTCAATAGCCATTGAAATTAAAGTCTCCAGATTCACTGGACTTTTTTGCGCATTGCTATTTATCGTAAAAAGCAGTAATAGCAATGTTAGTCCAGTAAGTTTATTTCCTTTAGCTAATGTCCTTACCTTATTAGGTGAATCAAAATACGAATACAATACTGGCAATACGACCAAGGTTAAAAGTGTTGCGGTAATCAAACCACCTATAACTACCGTGGCCAATGGCCTTTGTACTTCCGCTCCTGCATTTGTTGAAATCGCCATGGGTAAAAACCCAAAAGCAGCTGCCATTGCGGTCAATAAGACAGCTCGCAACCTGTCTTTAGCCCCATGTTTAATCAGCTCATTAATATCATTAAACTGATTTGTTTTTTTAAGCTCTTTAAAATGTTCAATCAATACAATCCCGTTAAGTACCGCTATTCCAAAAAGGGCAATAAAACCAACTCCAGCGGATATGCTAAAAGGCAGGCCACGTATCCATAGCAAAAACACGCCACCTACTGCAGCTAGAGGTATGGCGGAATAAATCATTAATGCTTCTTTAACCGATTTGAATGCAAAATAAAGGAGCACAAAAATCAGCACCAAGGAAATAGGTACTGCGACCATTAACCTAGCTTTTGCACTTTGAAGATTTTCAAACTGGCCGCCATAAGTTATGGAATACCCCACAGGTAAGGTTATATTATCATTAATCAATTGCTGCACATCATTAACCACCGATTGTAAATCCCGGTTGCGCACATTGATACCCACTACAATTCTACGTCTGGTATCATCACGAGATATTTTTGCAGCCCCTTTTTTATAGGTAATATCAGCCAATTCACTTAGTGGAACTTTACCTCCTCTAGGCACGTCTATATAGAAGTTTTTTAGGTTGTCCATATCCTGCCGTAATTTCTCGTCCAGACGTACCACAAGGTCAAAACGTCTTTCGCCCTCAAAAACATTTCCTGCGCTACGGCCTGCAAACCCCATGGAAACTATATCATTCACCTCTTGGATATTCAGGCCATAACGCGCAATTTTAGCTCGATTAAATTTTACGTTCATTTCAGGAAGTCCCGCTATTTTCTCTACCGAAATATCTGCGGCACCGTCCACATTTTTAATTAATGCACCAATTTCATTTCCTTTTTTTGCAAGAATATCAAGATCATCACCAAATATTTTGATGGCAATATCCGCACGAACTCCGGTAATAAGCTCATTAAACCGCATTTCAATAGGTTGTGTGAATTCTACTTCCATTCCCGGGATTATGGATAGCGCTTCTTTGAACAGATCTGCCAATTCATCCTTTGAACTGGCAGAAGTCCACTCGCTTTTGGGTTCTAAAACAATAATAACATCACTCTCTTCCATAGACATGGGATCCGTTGGCACTTCTGCAGCACCAATGCGCGTAACGACCTGTTTTACTTCAGGAAAATTATCTATTAAAATATTCTCTATTTGGGTGGTGATTTCTACAGTATTACTTAAAGAGGTTCCCGTTTTAAGTACAGGCTGAATAACAAAATCGCCCTCATCTAATGTCGGTACAAATTCGCCTCCCATACTAGCGTACAAATACACTGACACCGCCAACAAAAGTCCCGCAATACCCAATACCATTCGTTTGCTATATAAAGCCCAATGAATAATAGGTTCGTACTTGGAGTTCAGCCAATTCATAAAACGTATGGATATATTCTTATCCGATGCCTTAGAAGGCTTCAAAAACAGAGAAGCAGCTACAGGAACATAAGTGAAACATAGCAACATTGCACCTATAAGGGCAAAGCTGAAGGTTAAGGCCATGGGTTTAAACATTTTTCCTTCAACACCAGATAGAGATAGAATAGGGATAAACACAATTAAAATAATCAATTGCCCAAATATGGCAGAGTTCATCATTTTTGAGGCCCCATTTAATGTAATTTTGTCCTTTGCAAACTGTTGATCTGCTTTTGGGAGACCAATTATTTCGTCTTTTTTTTGAGTAATCTGAAAAGCAATGAACTCTACTATAATTACCGCTCCATCTATAATAATTCCAAAATCAATGGCCCCAAGACTCATTAAATTAGCGTCTACTCCAAAAATATACATGAGCGATAAAGCAAAAAGTAAACAAAGTGGAATTACAGAGGCTACCACTAGCCCGGAACGCAAGTTTCCCAA includes:
- a CDS encoding sugar phosphate isomerase/epimerase family protein codes for the protein MKKIQLLLVCFLMISTSFVNAQDSYGGLALYTLRDDMASDAKTTLQAVADAGYKYIEAAGYDNGKFYGMTPIEFKKTLKEMGLKPISSHQASVTLENADAMIADVKAAGFKYFVIPIPPMGLFTFQEEGMVMGMTGGAENLAGILDILGEKCKKAGLKLLYHNHDFEFKKDENGVVVIDYLLENCNPKYVNFQMDLFWVTKAGADPVSYFKKYPKRFKIWHVKDMNEDGWFAPVGTGSIDFGPIQAQKKLSGMKYYMVEQDKTFTMKPLEAIKVSHEGLKKFGFN
- a CDS encoding CusA/CzcA family heavy metal efflux RND transporter, producing MLSYIINFSIKNKLIVLLFTAFIVGFGLYSLTQIPIGAVPDVTNNQVQVITTSRNLSTQDIEQFITYPVELEMANLPGVQEIRSISKFGLSVVTIVFDDEMGTYLPRQLIAEKIKSATEKIPEGFGVPEMGPITTGLGEIYQYILDVKPEYKGEYNAEDLRTIQDWVVRRQLSGIPGVVEVNTWGGFLKQYEVAINTEKLNAMNITAQDVFKAVEMNNSISGGGYIEKVNQAYFIRGEGLVASLKDIGDIVIKNDGNLPIYIKDVANVGFGSATRFGAITGNGEGEKVLGQVMMLKDANSKKVIDAVHERVATISQSLPKGVYINAFLDRSELIAKTTFTVSENLILGCLIVIFVVVLLLGNLRSGLVVASVIPLCLLFALSLMYIFGVDANLMSLGAIDFGIIIDGAVIIVEFIAFQITQKKDEIIGLPKADQQFAKDKITLNGASKMMNSAIFGQLIILIVFIPILSLSGVEGKMFKPMALTFSFALIGAMLLCFTYVPVAASLFLKPSKASDKNISIRFMNWLNSKYEPIIHWALYSKRMVLGIAGLLLAVSVYLYASMGGEFVPTLDEGDFVIQPVLKTGTSLSNTVEITTQIENILIDNFPEVKQVVTRIGAAEVPTDPMSMEESDVIIVLEPKSEWTSASSKDELADLFKEALSIIPGMEVEFTQPIEMRFNELITGVRADIAIKIFGDDLDILAKKGNEIGALIKNVDGAADISVEKIAGLPEMNVKFNRAKIARYGLNIQEVNDIVSMGFAGRSAGNVFEGERRFDLVVRLDEKLRQDMDNLKNFYIDVPRGGKVPLSELADITYKKGAAKISRDDTRRRIVVGINVRNRDLQSVVNDVQQLINDNITLPVGYSITYGGQFENLQSAKARLMVAVPISLVLIFVLLYFAFKSVKEALMIYSAIPLAAVGGVFLLWIRGLPFSISAGVGFIALFGIAVLNGIVLIEHFKELKKTNQFNDINELIKHGAKDRLRAVLLTAMAAAFGFLPMAISTNAGAEVQRPLATVVIGGLITATLLTLVVLPVLYSYFDSPNKVRTLAKGNKLTGLTLLLLLFTINSNAQKSPVNLETLISMAIENNAGLNANRLEVDQSSALVNSAFSFDKTHVYYEFDENNLASNNEPLRVYGIQQDFRFPTVYFSEKKLNKANLALAGSSYEIREKGLKRKVTSAYFAYQIAREKQRVLETLDSLYFSFSNMAARRFELGETNYLEKITATSKQKQISLKYLEAQQNVALAYVDLLKVVQSKDTLQIANEPVLKVSFNAVNSHENPELDYYQNRISVLKFQHGFEKQRLLPDISLNYFQGTNSGLNSDLYGYQLGLRIPILFGGQASKIKAAGFAKEIAAKEYNEYEIQLNAKYVSLKAQMDQLMNSLDYYEQEGTALSDEILKTANGSFKNGEVDFYQYIQSLESAYEVKLDYLDKLEQYNQIVIAINYLTL
- a CDS encoding efflux RND transporter periplasmic adaptor subunit, whose translation is MQRTIYNILTLSLLVTFFSCGDKQSENGKVETQKEETADSRIFVSKVQFERSKMAMGSIVSMSFPITVKTSGMIDVPPENRAEVNATMGGYIKTVPLLIGDKVRRGQALVTIENPDFITLQQDYMEVNGKLEFLKSEYLRQKTMMEENITSQKSFLQSESNYKTTMAQYNGLRKQLTLLNISPAQVENGNMSSVATIYAPISGSITKVDVTRGTYVSPATSIMEIIDNEHIHLELSVFEKDIMKLKKGQEINFKVPESSANIFKAEVHLIGTSIEENRTIKIHAHLKNEKEAHFLPGMFVEAEIITEVSEANAIPETAVVAIENIHSILRLNEETDEGYYFDSVSVQVGNTNKGNIALTSMEGLTIENKILTKGTFNLIGGE
- a CDS encoding YchJ family protein, producing MQCPCNPQKDYTDCCQKAHNDILSVKTAEALMRSRYSAFVLANIKYLQKSHHSTTRPNKREKRKIEAWTKSVNWLKLEILNSTKETATDTEGTVEFKAFYIENGQMGVIHENSNFSKENGHWVYANGEHSS